In a genomic window of Cynocephalus volans isolate mCynVol1 chromosome 1, mCynVol1.pri, whole genome shotgun sequence:
- the IDH3B gene encoding isocitrate dehydrogenase [NAD] subunit beta, mitochondrial isoform X2 encodes MAAQSGVRCLTRALLAAPNSGAWRGLGTSTGARAASRSQAEDMRVEGAFPVTMLPGDGVGPELMHAVKEVFKAAAVPVEFKEHHLSEVQNMASEEKLEQVLSSMKENKVAIIGKIHTPMEYKGELASYDMRLRRKLDLFANVVHVKSLPGYMTRHNNLDLVIIREQTEGEYSSLEHESVRGVIECLKIVTRAKSQRIAKFAFDYATKKGRSKVTAVHKANIMKLGDGLFLQCCEEIAELYPKIKFETMIIDNCCMQLVQNPYQFDVLVMPNLYGNIIDNLAAGLVGGAGVVPGESYSAEYAVFEMGARHPFAQAVGRNIANPTAMLLSASNMLRHLNLEYHSNMIADAVKKVIKVGKIPSAIPSFLLLLLPFSWASEFRTCSSLG; translated from the exons ATGGCGGCGCAGAGTGGTGTCCGTTGTTTGACCCGG GCGCTGCTCGCCGCCCCGAACTCTGGGGCATGGAGAGGTCTGGGTACCTCGACCGGAGCGCGTGCCGCCTCGCGCAGCCAG GCAGAGGACATGAGGGTGGAGGGTGCCTTTCCTGTGACCATGCTGCCGGGTGACGGTGTGGGGCCTGAGCTGATGCATGCTGTCAAGGAGGTGTTCAAG GCTGCCGCTGTCCCTGTGGAGTTCAAGGAGCACCACCTGAGCGAGGTGCAGAATATGGCATctgaggagaagctggagcagGTGCTGAGTTCCATGAAAGAAAACAAGGTGGCCATCATTG GAAAGATCCACACCCCAATGGAGTATAAGGGGGAACTAGCTTCCTACGATATGCGGCTGAG GCGTAAGCTGGACTTATTTGCGAACGTAGTCCATGTGAAGTCACTTCCTGGGTACATGACTCGGCACAACAATCTGGACCTGGTGATCATTCGAGAGCAGACTGAAGGGGAGTACAGCTCTCTGGAACATGAG AGTGTGAGGGGTGTGATTGAGTGCTTGAAGATTGTCACTCGAGCCAAGTCTCAGCGGATTGCAAAGTTCGCCTTTGACTACGCCACCAAGAAGGGGCGGAGCAAGGTTACTGCTGTCCACAAGGCCAACATCAT GAAACTTGGGGATGGATTGTTCCTGCAGTGCTGTGAGGAGATTGCTGAGCTATACCCCAAAATCAAGTTTGAGACAATGATCATAGACAACTGCTGCATGCAG CTGGTGCAGAATCCTTACCAGTTTGATGTACTTGTGATGCCCAATCTCTATGGGAATATTATTGATAATCTGGCTGCTGGCCTGGTTGGGGGAGCTGGTGTGGTCCCCGGTGAGAGCTACAGTGCAGAGTACGCAGTCTTTGAGATG ggTGCCCGGCACCCATTTGCCCAGGCAGTTGGCAGAAATATAGCAAACCCCACGGCCATGCTGCTGTCAGCTTCCAACATGCTCCGGCATCTCAA TCTTGAGTATCACTCCAACATGATTGCAGATGCAGTGAAGAAGGTGATCAAAGTTGGCAAG ATCCCATCTGCTATTCCGTCTTTCCTGCTCCTTCTACTGCCCTTTTCATGGGCGTCTGAATTCAGAACGTGCAGCTCTCTGGGATAG
- the IDH3B gene encoding isocitrate dehydrogenase [NAD] subunit beta, mitochondrial isoform X1, with the protein MAAQSGVRCLTRALLAAPNSGAWRGLGTSTGARAASRSQAEDMRVEGAFPVTMLPGDGVGPELMHAVKEVFKAAAVPVEFKEHHLSEVQNMASEEKLEQVLSSMKENKVAIIGKIHTPMEYKGELASYDMRLRRKLDLFANVVHVKSLPGYMTRHNNLDLVIIREQTEGEYSSLEHESVRGVIECLKIVTRAKSQRIAKFAFDYATKKGRSKVTAVHKANIMKLGDGLFLQCCEEIAELYPKIKFETMIIDNCCMQLVQNPYQFDVLVMPNLYGNIIDNLAAGLVGGAGVVPGESYSAEYAVFEMGARHPFAQAVGRNIANPTAMLLSASNMLRHLNLEYHSNMIADAVKKVIKVGKVRTRDMGGYSTTTDFIKSVIGHLHPHGG; encoded by the exons ATGGCGGCGCAGAGTGGTGTCCGTTGTTTGACCCGG GCGCTGCTCGCCGCCCCGAACTCTGGGGCATGGAGAGGTCTGGGTACCTCGACCGGAGCGCGTGCCGCCTCGCGCAGCCAG GCAGAGGACATGAGGGTGGAGGGTGCCTTTCCTGTGACCATGCTGCCGGGTGACGGTGTGGGGCCTGAGCTGATGCATGCTGTCAAGGAGGTGTTCAAG GCTGCCGCTGTCCCTGTGGAGTTCAAGGAGCACCACCTGAGCGAGGTGCAGAATATGGCATctgaggagaagctggagcagGTGCTGAGTTCCATGAAAGAAAACAAGGTGGCCATCATTG GAAAGATCCACACCCCAATGGAGTATAAGGGGGAACTAGCTTCCTACGATATGCGGCTGAG GCGTAAGCTGGACTTATTTGCGAACGTAGTCCATGTGAAGTCACTTCCTGGGTACATGACTCGGCACAACAATCTGGACCTGGTGATCATTCGAGAGCAGACTGAAGGGGAGTACAGCTCTCTGGAACATGAG AGTGTGAGGGGTGTGATTGAGTGCTTGAAGATTGTCACTCGAGCCAAGTCTCAGCGGATTGCAAAGTTCGCCTTTGACTACGCCACCAAGAAGGGGCGGAGCAAGGTTACTGCTGTCCACAAGGCCAACATCAT GAAACTTGGGGATGGATTGTTCCTGCAGTGCTGTGAGGAGATTGCTGAGCTATACCCCAAAATCAAGTTTGAGACAATGATCATAGACAACTGCTGCATGCAG CTGGTGCAGAATCCTTACCAGTTTGATGTACTTGTGATGCCCAATCTCTATGGGAATATTATTGATAATCTGGCTGCTGGCCTGGTTGGGGGAGCTGGTGTGGTCCCCGGTGAGAGCTACAGTGCAGAGTACGCAGTCTTTGAGATG ggTGCCCGGCACCCATTTGCCCAGGCAGTTGGCAGAAATATAGCAAACCCCACGGCCATGCTGCTGTCAGCTTCCAACATGCTCCGGCATCTCAA TCTTGAGTATCACTCCAACATGATTGCAGATGCAGTGAAGAAGGTGATCAAAGTTGGCAAG GTGCGGACACGAGACATGGGCGGCTACAGCACCACAACCGACTTCATCAAGTCTGTCATCGGCCACCTGCACCCCCATGGGGGCTAA
- the IDH3B gene encoding isocitrate dehydrogenase [NAD] subunit beta, mitochondrial isoform X3 produces the protein MAAQSGVRCLTRALLAAPNSGAWRGLGTSTGARAASRSQAEDMRVEGAFPVTMLPGDGVGPELMHAVKEVFKAAAVPVEFKEHHLSEVQNMASEEKLEQVLSSMKENKVAIIGKIHTPMEYKGELASYDMRLRRKLDLFANVVHVKSLPGYMTRHNNLDLVIIREQTEGEYSSLEHESVRGVIECLKIVTRAKSQRIAKFAFDYATKKGRSKVTAVHKANIMKLGDGLFLQCCEEIAELYPKIKFETMIIDNCCMQLVQNPYQFDVLVMPNLYGNIIDNLAAGLVGGAGVVPGESYSAEYAVFEMGARHPFAQAVGRNIANPTAMLLSASNMLRHLNLEYHSNMIADAVKKVIKVGKVRTSDMGGYATCHDFTEAVMAALSHP, from the exons ATGGCGGCGCAGAGTGGTGTCCGTTGTTTGACCCGG GCGCTGCTCGCCGCCCCGAACTCTGGGGCATGGAGAGGTCTGGGTACCTCGACCGGAGCGCGTGCCGCCTCGCGCAGCCAG GCAGAGGACATGAGGGTGGAGGGTGCCTTTCCTGTGACCATGCTGCCGGGTGACGGTGTGGGGCCTGAGCTGATGCATGCTGTCAAGGAGGTGTTCAAG GCTGCCGCTGTCCCTGTGGAGTTCAAGGAGCACCACCTGAGCGAGGTGCAGAATATGGCATctgaggagaagctggagcagGTGCTGAGTTCCATGAAAGAAAACAAGGTGGCCATCATTG GAAAGATCCACACCCCAATGGAGTATAAGGGGGAACTAGCTTCCTACGATATGCGGCTGAG GCGTAAGCTGGACTTATTTGCGAACGTAGTCCATGTGAAGTCACTTCCTGGGTACATGACTCGGCACAACAATCTGGACCTGGTGATCATTCGAGAGCAGACTGAAGGGGAGTACAGCTCTCTGGAACATGAG AGTGTGAGGGGTGTGATTGAGTGCTTGAAGATTGTCACTCGAGCCAAGTCTCAGCGGATTGCAAAGTTCGCCTTTGACTACGCCACCAAGAAGGGGCGGAGCAAGGTTACTGCTGTCCACAAGGCCAACATCAT GAAACTTGGGGATGGATTGTTCCTGCAGTGCTGTGAGGAGATTGCTGAGCTATACCCCAAAATCAAGTTTGAGACAATGATCATAGACAACTGCTGCATGCAG CTGGTGCAGAATCCTTACCAGTTTGATGTACTTGTGATGCCCAATCTCTATGGGAATATTATTGATAATCTGGCTGCTGGCCTGGTTGGGGGAGCTGGTGTGGTCCCCGGTGAGAGCTACAGTGCAGAGTACGCAGTCTTTGAGATG ggTGCCCGGCACCCATTTGCCCAGGCAGTTGGCAGAAATATAGCAAACCCCACGGCCATGCTGCTGTCAGCTTCCAACATGCTCCGGCATCTCAA TCTTGAGTATCACTCCAACATGATTGCAGATGCAGTGAAGAAGGTGATCAAAGTTGGCAAG GTTCGAACCTCTGACATGGGTGGCTATGCCACTTGCCACGACTTCACTGAGGCTGTCATGGCTGCCCTGTCCCACCCATAG